In Onychostoma macrolepis isolate SWU-2019 chromosome 12, ASM1243209v1, whole genome shotgun sequence, a single window of DNA contains:
- the cabp5a gene encoding calcium-binding protein 5a yields MTACIFLRGAKIDRELADDEIEELREAFNEFDKDKDGLISCKDLGNLMRTMGYMPTEMELIELGQNINMNLGGRVDFEDFVELMAPKLLAETAGMIGVKELRDAFKEFDMDGDGSITTEELRSAMTKLLGEHMNHREIDAVVREADNNGDGTVDFEEFVRMLSSC; encoded by the exons ATGACTGCATGCATCTTCTTACGGGGAGCAAAGATC GACAGAGAATTGGCAGATGATGAGATTGAAG AGCTGAGAGAGGCGTTTAATGAATTCGATAAAGATAAAGACGGTCTAATTAGCTGTAAGGACCTGGGGAACCTGATGAGGACGATGGGTTACATGCCGACCGAGATGGAGCTGATCGAGCTGGGCCAGAACATCAACATGAACC TGGGAGGACGGGTGGACTTTGAAGACTTCGTGGAGTTAATGGCCCCGAAGCTTTTGGCCGAAACGGCCGGCATGATCGGAGTGAAGGAACTCAGAGACGCTTTCAAAGAG TTTGACATGGACGGCGACGGCTCGATCACCACCGAGGAGCTGAGGAGCGCCATGACTAAACTACTGGGAGAACACATGAACCACAGAGAGATCGACGCCGTGGTCCGAGAGGCAGACAATAACGGAGACGGCACGGTGGACTTCGAAG AATTCGTCAGGATGCTGTCGAGCTGCTGA